A stretch of the Dechloromonas sp. TW-R-39-2 genome encodes the following:
- a CDS encoding FMN-binding glutamate synthase family protein — protein MSEMIGVFHVSIGVLVALILAILLSYWYLRDITQKRHTVLRNFPVIGHLRFFFESLGEYFRQYFFLGDREEMPFNRATRAWVYRLAKNEGGILGFGSTYDINQSGALIFVNAAFPVLEADHQPTPPVLIGDGWCDKPFSARSRINISGMSYGAISRPAVQALSRGAAMAGCYMDTGEGGLSPYHLEGGCDVIFQIGTAKYGVRDSQGKLDPTKLREMAAHETVRAFEIKLSQGAKPGKGGVLPAAKVTEEIARIRGIAFGVDSISPNRHPETGNMDELLDMVVQVREITGKPVGIKTAIGGWQFMHELIEAVRRRGLYCAPDFLTIDGGEGGSGAAPQALADHMALSINEALPRVVDALIESGLRDRIKVIASGKLITPAKVAWALACGADLVNTARGYMFSLGCIQALRCHQNSCPTGITTHDPRLQRGLVVEDKAERVAGYTRNMNKEIEMIAHACGLKHAGEFKREHVRMVQPNGQSISLNMLYPYPPIR, from the coding sequence ATGTCCGAGATGATCGGTGTTTTTCATGTCAGCATCGGCGTGCTTGTTGCGCTGATTCTGGCCATCCTGCTCAGCTACTGGTATCTGCGCGACATCACCCAGAAGCGTCATACCGTTCTGCGCAACTTCCCGGTCATCGGCCATCTGCGGTTCTTTTTCGAGAGTCTGGGCGAGTATTTCCGGCAATATTTCTTTCTCGGCGACCGTGAGGAAATGCCCTTCAACCGGGCGACACGGGCCTGGGTCTATCGTCTGGCCAAGAACGAAGGCGGCATTCTCGGCTTCGGCTCGACTTACGACATCAATCAATCCGGGGCACTGATTTTCGTCAATGCCGCTTTCCCTGTGCTGGAAGCCGACCATCAACCGACACCTCCGGTACTGATTGGTGACGGCTGGTGCGACAAGCCGTTTTCAGCCCGCTCGCGGATCAACATCAGCGGCATGAGCTATGGCGCGATTTCCCGTCCGGCCGTCCAGGCCCTGTCGCGCGGTGCGGCCATGGCCGGCTGTTACATGGATACGGGCGAGGGCGGCCTGAGCCCTTACCACCTTGAAGGTGGCTGCGATGTGATTTTTCAGATTGGCACGGCCAAGTATGGGGTGCGCGACAGCCAGGGCAAGCTCGACCCGACCAAGCTGCGTGAAATGGCGGCGCACGAAACGGTACGTGCCTTTGAAATCAAGCTTTCGCAAGGTGCCAAGCCGGGCAAAGGCGGCGTCTTGCCGGCAGCCAAGGTTACCGAAGAAATTGCCCGGATCCGCGGCATTGCCTTCGGCGTCGATTCGATTTCGCCGAATCGTCACCCGGAAACCGGGAACATGGATGAATTGCTCGATATGGTGGTCCAGGTGCGTGAAATCACCGGCAAGCCGGTCGGTATCAAAACTGCGATTGGCGGCTGGCAATTCATGCATGAGCTGATCGAAGCAGTTCGTCGACGCGGCCTCTACTGTGCGCCGGACTTCCTGACCATCGACGGCGGCGAAGGCGGTTCAGGGGCTGCGCCGCAAGCACTGGCCGATCACATGGCGCTGTCGATCAACGAAGCCTTGCCCCGTGTCGTCGATGCGCTGATCGAAAGCGGTTTGCGCGACCGGATCAAGGTGATTGCGTCCGGCAAGCTGATCACCCCGGCCAAGGTGGCCTGGGCGCTGGCCTGTGGCGCCGATTTGGTCAATACGGCGCGCGGTTACATGTTTTCGCTCGGCTGCATCCAGGCCCTGCGTTGCCACCAGAACAGTTGTCCGACCGGCATCACGACACACGACCCGCGCCTGCAGCGTGGCCTGGTGGTCGAGGACAAGGCCGAACGGGTGGCCGGTTATACACGCAACATGAACAAGGAAATCGAAATGATCGCCCACGCCTGCGGCCTGAAGCATGCCGGGGAGTTCAAGCGGGAGCACGTACGCATGGTCCAGCCCAACGGCCAGAGCATTTCACTCAATATGCTCTACCCGTACCCACCCATTCGTTGA
- a CDS encoding NAD(P)H-hydrate dehydratase gives MNTALYLSSTLRQIESRHRDEPLMQRAGIAAAAWAIELVSDDGLPVLVLAGPGNNGGDAFEVARLLRQRFLTVYLVFSGQVSSLPDDAAAAFQRFSSAGGTLLEQIPEQQHWGLIVDGLFGIGLSRPPSGRHAALIESANRLQRRDNCPLLALDCPSGLNADTGQVFEPAIEATHTITFISGKPGLLTAAGPDHCGEVRVANIGIDPSINFPPTAWQLARMHFAGCLKPRRKDSHKGSFGSAGILGGAHSMVGAALLSGRAALKLGAGRVYLGLLDSTAPACDLQQPELMLRTGKDLLLTELAALACGPGLGMSLQAGELLEAAISLDQPLVLDADALNLIAREGNLQVALASRSNPAILTPHPAEAARLLACSTEAVQAARLDAACGLAERYRCHVALKGCGTVIAAVDGRFWINSTGNPGMATAGMGDVLTGLIVALLAQGWPALEALLAGVHLHGAAADRLLAQGCGPIGMTAGETIAPARQLFNEWVGTGRAY, from the coding sequence ATGAATACAGCCCTTTACCTGAGCAGTACCTTGCGTCAAATCGAATCCCGCCATCGCGATGAACCGCTGATGCAACGAGCCGGTATAGCCGCTGCCGCCTGGGCAATCGAGTTGGTCAGCGATGATGGACTACCGGTGCTGGTGCTGGCCGGTCCGGGCAACAATGGTGGCGACGCCTTTGAAGTAGCGCGACTGTTGCGTCAGCGTTTCTTGACCGTGTATCTGGTTTTTTCGGGGCAAGTCAGTAGTCTGCCGGACGATGCCGCTGCCGCTTTTCAACGCTTTAGTTCGGCCGGCGGCACATTGCTTGAACAAATCCCCGAACAACAGCACTGGGGACTGATCGTCGATGGCTTGTTCGGCATCGGCCTGAGCCGGCCACCGAGCGGCAGACATGCGGCACTGATCGAGTCGGCGAATCGCCTGCAGCGGCGCGACAACTGCCCCTTGCTGGCACTCGACTGCCCCTCCGGGCTGAATGCCGATACCGGCCAGGTCTTCGAACCGGCCATCGAGGCCACGCACACGATCACCTTCATTTCGGGCAAACCGGGCTTGTTGACCGCAGCAGGGCCGGATCATTGCGGGGAAGTCCGGGTGGCGAATATCGGCATCGATCCGTCGATCAATTTCCCGCCGACCGCCTGGCAACTGGCCCGGATGCACTTCGCCGGCTGTCTGAAGCCACGCCGGAAAGACAGTCACAAAGGCAGTTTTGGCAGCGCCGGGATACTCGGTGGCGCCCATTCGATGGTCGGCGCAGCTTTATTGAGCGGACGTGCGGCGCTCAAGCTCGGGGCCGGACGCGTCTATCTCGGCCTGCTCGACAGCACGGCGCCCGCCTGCGATCTCCAGCAGCCGGAATTGATGCTGCGTACGGGCAAGGACCTGTTGCTCACCGAACTGGCCGCCCTCGCCTGTGGCCCCGGTCTGGGCATGTCGTTGCAGGCTGGCGAATTGCTGGAGGCGGCGATCAGCCTCGATCAACCGCTGGTCCTCGATGCCGACGCCCTCAACCTGATCGCCCGCGAAGGCAATCTGCAGGTTGCGCTGGCCAGCCGTTCCAACCCGGCAATCCTGACCCCGCATCCCGCCGAAGCCGCCCGTCTGCTGGCCTGTTCAACCGAAGCGGTGCAGGCTGCCCGCCTTGATGCAGCGTGTGGTCTGGCCGAACGTTATCGCTGCCACGTGGCGCTGAAAGGCTGCGGTACGGTGATTGCTGCGGTCGACGGGCGTTTCTGGATCAATTCCACCGGCAATCCGGGCATGGCCACCGCCGGCATGGGCGATGTGCTGACCGGGCTGATCGTGGCCCTGCTCGCTCAGGGGTGGCCGGCGCTCGAAGCCTTGCTGGCCGGGGTGCACCTGCACGGTGCTGCAGCCGACCGTTTGCTGGCCCAGGGCTGTGGCCCGATCGGCATGACGGCCGGCGAAACGATAGCGCCGGCCCGCCAGTTGTTCAACGAATGGGTGGGTACGGGTAGAGCATATTGA
- a CDS encoding NnrS family protein, with translation MKFNFARFPRLTVAGGEPAPLAALWCCPFRPFFLLTVLSALLAMSYWLGILGGLLPQPDLPGGPVVWHAHELIFGFAGASIAGFLLTAIIEFTGTAPVRPNTVRQLLALWFGGRLAYLLAGWIGVMPAAILDLSFLILLTIRLSGPLWRDPNRRHLAFFHALLGLIVVHGGFYVALFRQADAMAWLRLSVGLMMILIVVALSRISMRLVNDVLDAQGGMAAPYLARPPRRNLVIFSIAAYSLAEFLLPGSHASGWLALAAAAGIFNLLNDWHVGRALLQRWVLIPYLVYGCMALGYATIGLGLLSGHNLISAGHHLLLAGALSLSILIVMAVAGRLHSGHGLDQRRWLLISAGLLLSAALMRGSAGLPAFSAAYPLLILLAGVSWLGCWMLYLAYAWKVLAGPRPDGGQGCDEAVK, from the coding sequence ATGAAATTCAATTTTGCCCGTTTTCCCCGGTTGACCGTGGCAGGCGGCGAACCCGCCCCGCTGGCCGCCCTCTGGTGCTGTCCGTTCCGCCCGTTCTTCCTGCTCACCGTGCTCTCCGCCTTGCTTGCCATGAGCTACTGGCTGGGCATTTTGGGTGGCCTTTTGCCACAGCCCGACTTGCCGGGCGGCCCCGTCGTCTGGCATGCCCACGAACTGATCTTCGGTTTTGCCGGCGCATCGATTGCCGGCTTCCTGCTCACCGCCATCATCGAGTTTACCGGGACGGCACCGGTCCGCCCGAACACCGTTCGCCAACTGCTCGCGCTGTGGTTCGGCGGCCGCCTGGCCTATCTGCTGGCCGGCTGGATCGGCGTGATGCCGGCAGCGATCCTCGACCTGAGCTTCCTTATCCTGCTGACCATCCGCTTGAGCGGCCCGCTGTGGCGCGACCCGAATCGCCGCCACCTTGCCTTTTTCCACGCCTTGCTTGGCTTGATCGTCGTGCATGGCGGCTTCTATGTCGCTCTTTTCCGTCAGGCTGACGCGATGGCCTGGTTGCGGCTGAGCGTCGGCTTGATGATGATCCTGATCGTCGTCGCGCTGTCACGTATCTCGATGCGCCTGGTCAATGACGTACTCGATGCCCAGGGCGGCATGGCGGCGCCTTATCTGGCCCGTCCGCCACGCCGCAACCTGGTCATTTTCAGCATTGCCGCCTACAGCCTTGCCGAATTTCTGCTCCCCGGCAGCCATGCCAGCGGCTGGCTGGCGCTGGCCGCTGCGGCCGGCATATTCAACCTGCTCAACGACTGGCACGTCGGCCGTGCCCTGTTGCAACGCTGGGTGCTGATTCCCTATCTGGTCTACGGCTGCATGGCGCTTGGCTACGCCACGATAGGACTCGGCCTGCTCAGCGGCCACAACCTGATCAGCGCCGGTCATCACCTGCTTTTGGCCGGTGCGCTCAGCCTCTCGATACTCATCGTGATGGCTGTTGCCGGCCGCCTGCACAGCGGGCACGGGCTGGATCAGCGCCGCTGGCTGTTGATTTCAGCCGGCTTGCTGCTCAGCGCGGCGCTGATGCGTGGCAGCGCTGGTCTGCCGGCTTTTTCCGCGGCCTATCCCTTGCTCATCCTGCTGGCCGGCGTGAGCTGGCTGGGCTGCTGGATGCTCTATCTGGCTTACGCGTGGAAGGTGCTGGCCGGGCCTCGCCCCGACGGCGGCCAGGGCTGTGATGAAGCGGTGAAATAG
- a CDS encoding ABC transporter ATP-binding protein has translation MAGVGIIKQLSISALNHRFGYQRVLDNINLTVHAGEAVALVGPSGCGKTTLLNLAAGLLAPWEGRIDNGFSRPAMMFQQPRLLPWKRTLENIALGLKAQGIARPERTSRARQLALSMGLDEDDLDKFPGALSGGMQSRAALARAFAVQPDLLLLDEAFSALDIGLKSELYDLLARERAAHASAVLMITHDLMEAIRLADRILIMTGSPGAIVAEHRLETPVTERDESWVFAHTAEFIQWPDVRAAFALVARK, from the coding sequence GTGGCGGGAGTTGGCATCATCAAGCAATTAAGCATTTCGGCGCTGAATCATCGCTTCGGCTACCAGCGCGTCCTCGACAACATCAACCTGACCGTTCATGCCGGCGAAGCCGTCGCCCTGGTCGGCCCGTCCGGCTGTGGCAAGACGACCTTGCTCAACCTGGCCGCCGGCCTGCTGGCGCCCTGGGAAGGCCGGATCGACAACGGTTTTTCTCGGCCGGCGATGATGTTTCAGCAACCGCGCCTGCTGCCCTGGAAACGGACGCTGGAAAACATCGCCCTCGGCCTCAAGGCCCAAGGCATCGCACGACCCGAGCGAACAAGCCGGGCGCGGCAACTGGCCTTGAGCATGGGGCTGGACGAAGATGATCTCGATAAATTTCCCGGTGCGCTTTCCGGCGGCATGCAAAGCCGGGCGGCCCTGGCCAGGGCCTTTGCTGTCCAGCCCGATCTGCTGCTGCTTGACGAGGCTTTTTCGGCACTCGACATCGGCCTCAAAAGCGAGCTCTACGATCTACTGGCCAGGGAGCGCGCGGCGCATGCCAGCGCTGTATTGATGATTACCCACGACCTGATGGAAGCGATCCGCCTGGCCGACCGCATCTTGATCATGACCGGCTCGCCGGGGGCCATCGTGGCCGAACACCGCCTTGAAACGCCGGTCACCGAGCGTGATGAAAGCTGGGTCTTCGCCCATACCGCCGAGTTCATCCAGTGGCCGGATGTCCGTGCTGCCTTTGCCCTGGTGGCGCGAAAATGA